In Mycobacterium sp. ITM-2016-00317, the genomic window TCGTCGGTCGCGACGTTCGCGCCGGCCGGGACGAGGCTCGCCAGGATCCGCGCGAATTCGGCCACGCCCTCGTCGAATTCGAGGTAAACCGGCCCGTGCAGATGGTCGTCGGGCAGGTCCGACTCCATCGCCGCGCCCTCACGGAACGGCAGGAACAGATGGGGGTGCTCGTCGCCTGCCAGCACGACCGCGACCGGGCGCTCGACATGGGACAGACCCGCGTCGGCCAGCGGCCAGCTGATGCCGGTGGCGTACATGACGTTGCCGTTGCCCAGCAGAACCAGGGCGTCCACACCCTGTGCGGTCATCGCGGCGTGGAGCCGCGCCCCGACCTCCCGGCGCATCCGGGTGAAGTCCGGCTCGGCCGGGATGTCCAGCCACGTGTAGCCGGTCCGGGCGATCTGCGTGACGCCCGTTTCCGTGGACGCCGTCATGAGATGCCGAGGAACTTCTGCACGTTCGTGGACACGATCTTGACGGCGGCTTCCGGACCGACCGCGTCCACGACGGTGGCCAGCGACTTCTCCGAGTACCCGAACGTGCTCTCGTTGTGCGGGTAGTCGCTCGACCACATCACGTTGTCGACCCCGATGCGGTCGATCAGCTGCAGGCCCAGCGGGTCGACCATGAACGACGCGCTCATGTGATTGGCCCAGTAGTGGTTCACGTCGTGCTGCAGTTCGTGATTGAACATGTGCCGGTAGGACGCGAGCATGTGCTCGGCATCCTGCAGCGCGGTCGGCACCCAGGCGATGCCGCCCTCGAACCAGCCGATCTTCAGGGACGGGTGCCGGTCCAGGATGCCGGAGAACACGTACTTGGCGAACTGCTCGCGGAACGAGTCGACGTTGACCATCATTCCGACGACCACGCTGTTGTTCTGGCACGGGGTTTTCGGGGGCGTCTCCCCGATGTGGTGGCTGACCGGGATGCCCGCGGCTTCGATCTCGTCCCACACGGCGTCCATGCTGGTGCTGCCGTAGTCGTAGATGTTGCCGTCGTCGTCCTTGCCGGGGTTCAGCGGCAGCAGGAACGTCTTGAGCCCCAACGCCTTCAGTTCTTCGAGGGTGGACCGGGTCCCGGCAGGGTCCCACCAGTTGATCAGCCCGACTCCGTAGAAGTGGCCGTTCGAGCGCTCCTGCAGGTCGGCGATGTGCTCGTTGTAGATGCGGAACACCCGCTCGCGCAGCCCTTTGTCCGGGTAGTGGAACAGCGCCAGCACCGCGTTCGGGAACGCGAGCTCCTTGTCGATGCCGTCCTCCTTGAGTTCCCGGATCCGCGCCTCGATGTTGTTCGACGCCGCGCCGGCGAGGTCGTCGTACTGCATCAGCACGCGCCCGAAGTCACCGCCGGTCCAGGCCTTGCCCTTCATCCCGACCATGTACGCGCCGTCCTCGTACCAGATGCGGGGCGCGGCACCCTTGAGCTCCTCGGGGAACCGCTCGTAGAAGATGTCGTCGGCCACCGAGATGTGATTGTCGGCGGAGAAGATCACGGTGTCGGCGGGGAGCCCGGTGACGGCGCCGGCCGAATGGCCGTGCCGGTGCTTGGGTGCGCCGAATCCCTCGGGCGGATAGAGGGTGGCCGGGGGGTGGGTCGGTGACGGAACGGTCGGGGTAGACATCGTTGGTGCTCCAATCGGGCTGTGGTAGAAGGCTGTTACCAGGTCACCGGTAGTTCGTAGACGCCGTAGGCGAGGCGGTCGTGCTTGAACGGGACCTCGTCGAGCGGGATGGCCAGCTTCATCGTCGGGATCCGGCGCAACAGCGTGTGGAACACGATCTGCAGCTCGGCGCGTGCCAGTTGCTGACCGACGCACTGGTGCCTGCCGTACCCGAAGCCGAGTTGCTGGTTCGCGTCGCGGGTGAGGTCGAGCTTGTCGGGCTCGGGGTAGGTATGCGCGTCCCAGTTGGCCGGCGCCAGGTCGAGGATGATGCCCTCCCCCGCCCGGATGGTCTCGCCGGCGATCTCGATGTCCTCGGTGGCCACCCGCCGCTGCCCGTTCTGGATGATCGACAGGTAGCGCATCAGCTCCTCGACCGAATTGGCGATGAACTTCGGGTCCTCTGAATCCCGCAGCAACGCAGCCTGTTCCGGGTTGTCCAGCAGTGCGCAGATACCGATGCCGATCATGTTGGCCGTCGTCTCGTGGCCGGCGATCAGCAACCCGGTACCGAGCTGGGCGGCTTCCTTGACGCTGATCTCACCGGCGGTGACCCGCTCGGCCAGGTCGGACACCGCGTCCTCGGCCGGGTTGGCCTGCTTCTCCTCGACCAGGTTGATCAGGTACTGATGCAGGCTCATCGCGCCCTTCTGCATGGCGTCGGCCGCGGCGTAGCGGGCCAGGCCGGCATTGGCGTGCTCCTGGAAGAACTCGTGGTCCTCGTACGGCACGCCGAGCATGTCGCTGATCACCCGGGTCGGCACGGGAAGTGCGAGCTTGGCGACCATGTCGGCAGGCTGCGGGCCCGCCAGGATCTCGTCGATGCACTCGTCGGTGACCTGCTGGATCACCGGACGCAACGCCTCCACCCGGCGGAAC contains:
- a CDS encoding amidohydrolase family protein — protein: MSTPTVPSPTHPPATLYPPEGFGAPKHRHGHSAGAVTGLPADTVIFSADNHISVADDIFYERFPEELKGAAPRIWYEDGAYMVGMKGKAWTGGDFGRVLMQYDDLAGAASNNIEARIRELKEDGIDKELAFPNAVLALFHYPDKGLRERVFRIYNEHIADLQERSNGHFYGVGLINWWDPAGTRSTLEELKALGLKTFLLPLNPGKDDDGNIYDYGSTSMDAVWDEIEAAGIPVSHHIGETPPKTPCQNNSVVVGMMVNVDSFREQFAKYVFSGILDRHPSLKIGWFEGGIAWVPTALQDAEHMLASYRHMFNHELQHDVNHYWANHMSASFMVDPLGLQLIDRIGVDNVMWSSDYPHNESTFGYSEKSLATVVDAVGPEAAVKIVSTNVQKFLGIS
- a CDS encoding cytochrome P450 — protein: MTDTLAEQAVSAIPEYPMERAAACPFAPPRQMLEMTETTPLSRVRIWNGTTPWLVTGHEAARTLFADSRVSVDDRIEGFPHWNEHMLSTVDKRPRSVFTSDAEEHTRFRRMLSKPFTFRRVEALRPVIQQVTDECIDEILAGPQPADMVAKLALPVPTRVISDMLGVPYEDHEFFQEHANAGLARYAAADAMQKGAMSLHQYLINLVEEKQANPAEDAVSDLAERVTAGEISVKEAAQLGTGLLIAGHETTANMIGIGICALLDNPEQAALLRDSEDPKFIANSVEELMRYLSIIQNGQRRVATEDIEIAGETIRAGEGIILDLAPANWDAHTYPEPDKLDLTRDANQQLGFGYGRHQCVGQQLARAELQIVFHTLLRRIPTMKLAIPLDEVPFKHDRLAYGVYELPVTW